In Aegilops tauschii subsp. strangulata cultivar AL8/78 chromosome 3, Aet v6.0, whole genome shotgun sequence, one genomic interval encodes:
- the LOC109763960 gene encoding uncharacterized protein isoform X2 → MAPPMVLLDREVELCDEEAGICEGPIRSSWGGLPARRSAKGQEKLSDAVAEYLQTFKAQPLVADLPELSSLNIRPPKSAPVPPTSGLESGRISSADKHLVALYAGGYRPGYSLPGSYLIYDASKDSISAIPCIPPDTCRTRAMGYQSAVVMCGATGEGGYLLAELVWVCPQDSQAALWLWESSAKQWVVKLRDLPLPPGTTAFNFSVHSCFSFGGSFLCWVDLHRGMLLCDLRKDCNFSFIELPQGPPNYDASDYPHGPCAEEFRSVACVHGSVKFLAFNTFVEREPGETFGLAVWTLSPDHSVWSRSYKCSVGDIWANANYQSAGLGQLAPSFPVLSIHQDGVVYLVVNDTSVVGRRLVFKAQYLLRVDMGNNNDVQVYQQKTTRIYSQLFASEFSAHRRQEHPPERDGI, encoded by the exons ATGGCCCCTCCGATGGTTCTGCTCGACCGCGAGGTTGAGTTGTGCGACGAGGAGGCGGGGATCTGCGAAGGGCCAATCCGCTCCTCGTGGGGAGGACTACCAGCAAGAAGATCAGCCAAGGGCCAGGAAAAGTTGAGTGACGCAGTCGCCGAGTACCTGCAGACATTCAAGGCCCAGCCGCTCGTCGCCGATCTGCCGGAACTCTCCTCCCTCAACATACGGCCGCCGAAATCCGCCCCGGTCCCGCCGACATCCGGCCTGGAATCGGGCCGCATCTCCAGCGCGGACAAGCACCTGGTCGCCCTCTACGCCGGAGGCTACCGCCCTGGCTACAGCTTGCCGGGGAGCTATCTCATCTACGACGCCAGCAAGGACTCCATCTCCGCCATCCCTTGCATCCCCCCCGACACCTGCAGGACTAGAGCCATGGGGTACCAGTCGGCCGTCGTCATGTGCGGCGCCACCGGGGAAGGCGGTTACCTTCTTGCTGAGCTCGTCTGGGTCTGTCCACAAGACTCCCAAGCCGCGCTCTGGCTCTGGGAGTCGTCCGCCAAACAATGGGTCGTCAAGCTCAGGGACCTGCCCCTTCCACCCGGCACCACAGCCTTCAACTTCTCCGTCCACTCGTGCTTCTCTTTTGGGGGCTCTTTCCTCTGCTGGGTGGATCTACACCGTGGCATGTTGCTCTGTGATCTGCGCAAGGACTGCAACTTCAGCTTCATTGAGTTGCCCCAAGGACCTCCAAACTATGATGCCTCCGATTATCCACACGGCCCTTGCGCTGAGGAGTTCCGTTCCGTGGCCTGTGTTCATGGCTCCGTCAAGTTCCTCGCCTTCAATACATTTGTTGAACGCGAGCCCGGCGAAACATTTGGACTGGCCGTCTGGACTCTGTCGCCTGACCACTCAGTGTGGAGCAGAAGCTACAAGTGCAGCGTTGGAGACATCTGGGCTAACGCCAACTACCAGTCTGCTGGTTTGGGACAGCTTGCTCCGTCGTTCCCTGTCCTGAGCATCCATCAAGACGGCGTCGTCTACCTAGTCGTAAATGATACCAGTGTGGTGGGCCGTCGACTAGTGTTCAAAGCCCAGTACTTGCTTCGTGTCGACATGGGGAATAACAACGATGTCCAGGTCTATCAACAGAAGACGACGCGTATTTATTCCCAGCTCTTTGCAAGTGAGTTCAGTGCGCACCGACGACAGGAGCACCCG CCAGAGAGAGATGGAATCTAG
- the LOC109763960 gene encoding uncharacterized protein isoform X1, with product MAPPMVLLDREVELCDEEAGICEGPIRSSWGGLPARRSAKGQEKLSDAVAEYLQTFKAQPLVADLPELSSLNIRPPKSAPVPPTSGLESGRISSADKHLVALYAGGYRPGYSLPGSYLIYDASKDSISAIPCIPPDTCRTRAMGYQSAVVMCGATGEGGYLLAELVWVCPQDSQAALWLWESSAKQWVVKLRDLPLPPGTTAFNFSVHSCFSFGGSFLCWVDLHRGMLLCDLRKDCNFSFIELPQGPPNYDASDYPHGPCAEEFRSVACVHGSVKFLAFNTFVEREPGETFGLAVWTLSPDHSVWSRSYKCSVGDIWANANYQSAGLGQLAPSFPVLSIHQDGVVYLVVNDTSVVGRRLVFKAQYLLRVDMGNNNDVQVYQQKTTRIYSQLFASEFSAHRRQEHPREMESSEFGASGKRMKA from the exons ATGGCCCCTCCGATGGTTCTGCTCGACCGCGAGGTTGAGTTGTGCGACGAGGAGGCGGGGATCTGCGAAGGGCCAATCCGCTCCTCGTGGGGAGGACTACCAGCAAGAAGATCAGCCAAGGGCCAGGAAAAGTTGAGTGACGCAGTCGCCGAGTACCTGCAGACATTCAAGGCCCAGCCGCTCGTCGCCGATCTGCCGGAACTCTCCTCCCTCAACATACGGCCGCCGAAATCCGCCCCGGTCCCGCCGACATCCGGCCTGGAATCGGGCCGCATCTCCAGCGCGGACAAGCACCTGGTCGCCCTCTACGCCGGAGGCTACCGCCCTGGCTACAGCTTGCCGGGGAGCTATCTCATCTACGACGCCAGCAAGGACTCCATCTCCGCCATCCCTTGCATCCCCCCCGACACCTGCAGGACTAGAGCCATGGGGTACCAGTCGGCCGTCGTCATGTGCGGCGCCACCGGGGAAGGCGGTTACCTTCTTGCTGAGCTCGTCTGGGTCTGTCCACAAGACTCCCAAGCCGCGCTCTGGCTCTGGGAGTCGTCCGCCAAACAATGGGTCGTCAAGCTCAGGGACCTGCCCCTTCCACCCGGCACCACAGCCTTCAACTTCTCCGTCCACTCGTGCTTCTCTTTTGGGGGCTCTTTCCTCTGCTGGGTGGATCTACACCGTGGCATGTTGCTCTGTGATCTGCGCAAGGACTGCAACTTCAGCTTCATTGAGTTGCCCCAAGGACCTCCAAACTATGATGCCTCCGATTATCCACACGGCCCTTGCGCTGAGGAGTTCCGTTCCGTGGCCTGTGTTCATGGCTCCGTCAAGTTCCTCGCCTTCAATACATTTGTTGAACGCGAGCCCGGCGAAACATTTGGACTGGCCGTCTGGACTCTGTCGCCTGACCACTCAGTGTGGAGCAGAAGCTACAAGTGCAGCGTTGGAGACATCTGGGCTAACGCCAACTACCAGTCTGCTGGTTTGGGACAGCTTGCTCCGTCGTTCCCTGTCCTGAGCATCCATCAAGACGGCGTCGTCTACCTAGTCGTAAATGATACCAGTGTGGTGGGCCGTCGACTAGTGTTCAAAGCCCAGTACTTGCTTCGTGTCGACATGGGGAATAACAACGATGTCCAGGTCTATCAACAGAAGACGACGCGTATTTATTCCCAGCTCTTTGCAAGTGAGTTCAGTGCGCACCGACGACAGGAGCACCCG AGAGAGATGGAATCTAGCGAGTTTGGTGCAAGTGGAAAGAGGATGAAGGCCTGA